One Heyndrickxia oleronia genomic window, AAATTTATTCAAGGGCAAGACAAGGTATTTCTTTATCTATTAATGCATTATCAACCTTGATCTTCTTGTTCACAATCATTCTCGTGATTGGATATTACTATATTAATCAGCGTAATAACCGCCCAAGTGGAATGGGGGTTAAAAAATGAAGCAACTTGTACGAGTGTTTATTATGATTTTTATCGTGTCATTTGCGATTCTATTTTTTATCAATCGAATTAATTCTTCTCAAGGACTTGCCGGTGGGAATACATTAACGGTTTATAACTGGGGAGATTATATTGAACCGAAATTAATAAAGAAATTTGAGAAGGAAACAGGAATTAAAGTCATTTATCAAACCTTCGATTCGAATGAAGCGATGATGACGAAAATTCAGCAAGGTGGAACCACATTTGATGTCGCTGTGCCTTCAGAATATGCGATTGATAAAATGAAGAAAGAAAATTTGCTCTTGCCAATGGATCATTCAAAGCTACCGAACCTGAAATATATTAATCCTCGCTTTTTAGATTTACCGTTTGATGAAGGGAATAAATATTCAATTCCTTATTTTTGGGGAACGGTGGGAATTGTATATAATAAAGAGCTTCTTAATGGAAAGACCATTTCGAGCTGGAATGACTTATGGGATAAAGGACTAAAAAATCAAATACTATTAACAGATGGTGCACGAGAAGTTATTGGAATGGGATTAAATAGTCTGCATTATTCCTTAAATGATACAAATGAGGCACATCTTCAAGAAGCGAAACGTAAGCTAGATTTATTAACACCAAATGTAAAAGCTATTGTTGGAGATGAAATTAAACTATTTTTAGCCAACAATGAAGCTGCCATTGGTGTAGTATGGTCTGGAGAAGCAGCAGGTATTGTAGAAGAGAATGAGGATTTAGACTATGTTGTTCCAAAGGAAGGCTCTAATCTTTGGTTTGATAATATGGTCATTCCTAAAACTGCAAAGAATATTGATGGGGCGCATAAGTTTATTAATTTTATGCTTGATCCAAAAAATGCAGCAGCAAATGCTGAGTACATTGGTTACTC contains:
- a CDS encoding ABC transporter substrate-binding protein, which gives rise to MKQLVRVFIMIFIVSFAILFFINRINSSQGLAGGNTLTVYNWGDYIEPKLIKKFEKETGIKVIYQTFDSNEAMMTKIQQGGTTFDVAVPSEYAIDKMKKENLLLPMDHSKLPNLKYINPRFLDLPFDEGNKYSIPYFWGTVGIVYNKELLNGKTISSWNDLWDKGLKNQILLTDGAREVIGMGLNSLHYSLNDTNEAHLQEAKRKLDLLTPNVKAIVGDEIKLFLANNEAAIGVVWSGEAAGIVEENEDLDYVVPKEGSNLWFDNMVIPKTAKNIDGAHKFINFMLDPKNAAANAEYIGYSTPNEKALDYLPKEISEDKRFYPDLDKAEGLEVYENLGKRMLAHYNELFLEFKMHRK